The sequence ACGATAGACTACAGACCAAAAGGCAAACGAAGAAAGGCTTTCGCGTTCTTCAAGCCAAGATGACTCGCCGTAAGCAGCGGGTTAGTGCCGCGGCCACAGCGGATAGTCTGGACCAAGACGTGCCTAACGTAGGAGTAGGACGTGCACTTACTGTGATCCTGGCTCTGCATGTGGTGGCCATCGCCGCCATCTTTATAGGTACACAATGGAATGATAGAGAGCTTGCTACTGTAGAAGAGGCTGCTCCTGCCAGTGTTGATATTTCTAAAGTGAATACAAAGCTGGATACGGCTTTTGTCCACACTGGAGATACTTATGAAGCTTTTGCTGCCAGGCATGGAGTGGATGTCAATGAGCTGAGAAAGCTAAACAATGACATGATCCTGCGAGCTGGTGTGAGGCTTACTATTCCTGAGAATAAGATCAGCAATGTGGCTCCAGCAGTTGCTAACCAGGGAGCTGTTCAGTTAGATGATAACGCCCGCGAGGTGGCTGTCTCTGAGCGTCCACCTGTCGGGGCACTCCCAGTGGAAAATGTGGAAGAGACGCCAAAAGCTGTTTTGGTGACACCTAGAGGTAGACCAAATATTCCTAGAGCGATTCCGGTGGCCGAGCCAGTAGCTTCTAATGGGTCTTACGTTGTTCAGAGTGGAGACACCGTCTGGCGCATTTCCCAGAAGTTTCACGTAAGTCAGGATGAGCTACTCAAGCTCAATGGCCTGAGTGACCCACGTAAGCTCAAGGTGGGAGATAAACTGATCATTCCAGCAAACTAAGACAATGACGCCTAAGCAGTCAGCTTTTGCAGACCGACGCAATGGAATTTTTCTTTGTGTAGCTGCTGCTGGACTCATTGTACTAGGTTTGGTGATGCTTGCTTCGGTGAGTGTCTGGATGGAAGATGATGGCCAGCAATATTCGCATCTCAGAAAGCAGAGTATGTGGATGCTGGTTGGAGTCGTCGGAGCCACGACTCTGGCGATGATTGACTATCGAAGATTCAGAAAATGGATTGTACCCCTGTACGGGTTTGCGACTCTTCTTCTGATTCTTTGTTACGTGCCGGGTATTGCCCGTGAAATTAAAGGGGAATCTCGCTGGATTGTTGTGCCTCTAGTAGGGCAGTTTCAGCCATCTGAGGTTGCGAAGATAGCGATTATGATGGGCCTTGCGGCTTGGTTCGCCCATCACCAAGCTGAGACTCGCAAGTTCTGGAAGGGCTTTGCTATTCCGATGGCCATTTTAGCGGTGCCTATTCTGTTGATCTTCTTTGAAAAAGATATGGGTACGGCGGCTGGCTTAGGTGCCGCAGGTGTTGCCTTATTGTTTATTGCCGGTACGCGTCTCCGCTACTTGATACCGAGTTGCGGTGTGGCGCTGGCTGGTTTCTATGTGCTGGTTCGTATGAATGAGAACCGATGGAACCGCATCATGGCGTTTTTAGATCTGGAGGAACACAAGCTTGGGTATGGTTTCCAGCAATGGCGTGCACTTTTGGCCTTTGGTAACGGAGGGGTCGAAGGTCTGGGGCTTGGTAATGGTGCTGAGAAGCATGGCTACCTCCCAGAGGCACACAACGACTTTATCTTTCCAGTGATTGGTGAAGAGCTAGGTCTCTGGTTTGCACTCGGAGTCGTCTTTTGCTTCGTCATGATTACGGTTTATGGAATCGCCATCGCGGTTCGTGCTCCTGACGTTTTTGGTCGCTTGCTGGCAATTGGCCTCACATGTGCGATAGTGATTCCAGCAATGATGAATATTGGCGTGACTACGGCCGTGCTGCCGAACACCGGATTGCCTCTTCCCTTTGTCAGTTACGGGGGAACTAACCTGGTGTTCACGATGGCGGCTTTAGGTTTGTTGGTGAGTATTCACCGGCAAAGTTATGGTGGTAGAAAAGAGCATGCCAAACTCCTTGCTGAGAAAAAGCACTGTATTCGTTTGTGAAGACCTGTTCCTTGATTATTAGCCTCGTACTTGCCTGCTTGCTTGCGTCATGCACTGTGCAGGATGCGAACCCCAGAGTGGTCATAGCAGGAGGTCATGTCTCTGAAGAAAAGTTGGAGAGTGAGCTATTTTCCAAGGTGAACTCCGAGCGTCTGTCTCGTGGATTGCCGGCTCTATACCGGAGTCGAGGACTCGATCTCTTGGCTCAACAGCACAGTGACCGTATGGCGGCTAAAGCGAATTCCAGTGGTAGAATAGCTATCAGCCATGATGGTTTTGCCGAGCGAGCCAGTATTGCTCGAGACGAGCTGGGTTATCATAGGACGGCAGAAAATGTGGGAGTGAGTGCGGGGCTACGTGAGGTGAATCTTATCGCAACATCTTTGGTGGATGGCTGGATGGACTCCAGAGGTCACCGGAAGAATATTTTAGCCAACTATCGGTATGCAGGAATCGCTGTCAGGACTGCCAGCCATGGAAGAGGAGTCTACGTGACCCAGATGTTTGGTAGTGTAGGCAGGTGATTTGGAGCTAAGAGTGCACAAAAAAGCACGCCAAGCAGCATGCCTGGCGTGCGTGTAAAGTTGCTCTGATTGGGGAAGCTTACTTGCTAGGAACTTTGTCGAGTTCGAAGGCTGTGTGGACAGCGCGTGCAGCGTCTTCGATTTGAGTCTCGTCAACAGTAACGGCGATTTTGATCTCGGAAGTCGTGATCATGCCAATGTTGATTTGTGCTTCACCGAGAGCTTCAAACATTTTCGCTGCTACACCTGAGTGAGAGCGCATGCCGATGCCGACACAGGAGAGCTTGGCGATACCGGCCTCCGTTTCGATCTTGCTAGCAGGGAGAGTCGCGATGACTGGCTTGAGAGCTGCCTGAGCTTTGCCAAGGTCATTGCTGTGCATGGTGAAGGAATGGCGAGCCATGCCATCGTGGGCAATGTTTGAGATGATCATGTCGATGTTGATCTCAGCATCGGCGAGACAGCCAAGGATGCGAGCGGACATGCCAGGTTCATCCGGAATACCGGTGATGGTGAGACGTGCTTGGGAGCGCTCGATCGAGACGCCGCGAATGACTACAGATTCCATTTGATCGTGTTCTTCGGTTACTATGGTTCCGGGATTATCGTTGAGTGAGGAGCGAACTTCAAAGATAACTCCGTATTTTTTGGCAAATTCTACAGAACGGGATTGCATGACCTTGCTTCCGGAGGAGGCCATTTCAAGCATTTCGTCGTAGGAGATTTCAGGGAGTTTACGTGCGTCCTTCACGACTCGTGGGTCGCAGGTGTAGACGCCATCAACATCGGTGAGAATTTGGCAGAGGTCTGCTTTGACTGCGGAGGCGACCGCGATGGCTGTAAGGTCTGAGCCGCCACGCCCCAGGGTGTGGATCAGGTCGTCGTTACGCAGGCCTTGGAAGCCGGCAACGATGACCACCTTTCCTTCGCTGAGGTATTGGTTCATCATGGTCGGATCGATGGAGTCGATCTTGCCGCGTGTGTGAGAACCTGTGGTGCGAATGCCAGCTTGTCTGCCTGTGACAGAGGCTGCATCGACACCGAGTTCATGGAGGGCCATGGTGACGAGGGCGATAGACTGCTGCTCTCCAGTGGAGAGGAGTACATCCATTTCTCGCTCTGCTGGCTCGCCAGTGAGTTCTTTGGCCATGCCGATCAGCTTGTCGGTAACGCCGCCCATCGCTGAAACTACGGCAACCACCTGGTTGCCTTCGTCACGAAGCTTTTTGATGCGGTTCGCGACATTGCGAATACGGTCAAGTGAACCTACGGAAGTACCGCCATATTTTTGAACGATCAGGGCCATGGATGAGTCGTGTTTGGAAATCTTTATTCGTCGTCAGCCACCTGAGTTGCGACTGCAGAGGAGGGCGTAGCGGGAAAATGGAAAGAGGGCAAGTGTTGCTTTTGACTGCATTCCGTGAATTGTGACATCTTAGAGCAAAATGGCGCTAAAACATGACAAGCAACCGTTAGCTGTGTGGGCGGAAGTGGCTAAGATGCTTGCGTGCTCTTGAGGTAAGTAGCACATACGAAACGGGATCTGTTGTCCGTGGTGTCATGCCTCGCTGGTATTCAGGAAGTGCCAGCGGGGCTAAAATTTTCAGCCAACAAGTCTGACAGGCAAGACTTAGGATTGTTGCTTGGTGACAGTCTTTTGCTTCCGCTTGGCGAGCATCTTTTTCTTGGCCTTGTCAGACATGAGATTGCATCCGCAGCTGCCGCAGCAGGAAGAGCGCTTGAGGCTCACGTATGCCCGCCAGATGACAATGATGACAGCGAGCGCTACGATGATCAGGGCAATGGTGGTCTGTGATGGCACGGATAAAATATCTTGCTTGCTTCAGATTACGCAGGAATGACTCAGGCGCAACTAGTTTGAGCAACTTAGGAGAAGCCAAGGAGTGAGCCGACTTGGAAGACCAAGAGAGCCGCCAAGTAGGCAAATAGTGACATGCCAACTAATTGGCCTGCGGCCCATTTCAGTGACTTGGTCTCTCTGTGAACAACGGCAGTAGTCGGTAGGCACTGTAGTGCGTAGATGAAGAAGATCAGGAGGCTAACGAGGGTGAGAGGTGTATAGATCTTGCTTCCATCGGGCCAGGTGGCTGCAGACAGCTGCTCACGTAGCAGTGTGTCCTGCTCTTCTTCCTCCAGGTCTTCGCTGATGGAATAGGAGATCTTGAGGGAGCTAACGAAGACTTCGCGGGCTGCGAATGAGGTGAGAACAGAAGTCGCCGTGCGCCAGTCATAGCCGAGAGGTTTGAAGGCCGGCTCGATGGTGTGACCCAGCTGGCCCATGTAGGACTCTTCCAGGGCGAGTGCTGGCTCCTCAGCGGCTGGGCTGCCTTCGTCTGGTTTCGGGAAAGTTTGCAAGGCCCAGAGAATAATGGAGAGAACCAGGATGACGGAGCCAGCCTTCTTCAGGAATGCCCAGGCTCTGTCCAAGACGTGACGGAAGAGGTAGCCGAGTTGTGGGGCGCGATAAGGAGGAAGCTCTAGCATGAAGTGGCTTTCCACTTCGTCGTCAGGAAGGCGGGTGCGCAAAATGCGTGCAGCGACCAAAGCTGTTACGATGCCAGCCAGGTAAATGCAGAATAGCAGGAGAGCCTGGGCCGCGCTGCCCTGAGTGGGTAAGAGTAAGGCAATCAGCAGAAAGTAAACCGGGAGACGCGCTGAACAAGACATCCATGGCGCAATGAGGATGGTAATCAATCTCTCGCGGGCGCTGTCGATGGTGCGGGTCGCCATGACTCCAGGAATGGCGCAGGCGTGAGCAGATAGCAGGGGCAGGAAGGCCTTACCTGAGAGTCCCGCTTTATTCATGATGCGGTCCATGAGGAACGCAGCTCGCGCCATGTAACCACTGGATTCAAGAAGACCGATAAAGAAGAAGAGGAGGACGATCTGTGGTAGGAAGATCACAGTGCCGCCGACTCCGGCGATGACTCCATTGACGATCAGGTCGTTCAGATCACCCTCAGGCATGGAATTGGCTACTGTGTCGCCGAGTGATGCGAAGGCTCCGTCGATGGCATCCATCGGGATGGAAGAGAAAGAGAAGATCGACCAGAAGACGATAAGCATGATGGAAATGAGTGCAGCCCAGCCCGTGAATGGGTGGAGCAGATACTCATCCAGCTTGTCGCTGAGTGTGAGAGTGTCGTTGCTTTCACGGCGAGCCGCCTCGTTACAGATGGTCTGGATAAAGGCGGTTCGGGCGTGCTGGCGCTCGAGGTCGGTGCCTGTGGTTTGCCAACGAGTCTCAGGTATCGCTGGAGCTGGAAGGCGCAGGGCTTGCTTCAGTTCGACGATGCCTTTGCCTTTGTTGGCCTGGATGGGGACGACCGGTACACCAAGTTCCTCGGAAAGGATAGTGGGATCGAGATGGATACCTCGTGACTCTGCCACATCGACCATATTGAGGGCGATGACGACAGGGTGACCGAGTTCGATGACTTCGAGAGCGAGGTTGAGATGGCGCTCTAGAGCAGAGGCGTCCAAGACACAGACGGTGATTTCCGGTGCGGGCTGGTCAGCAATGTCTCCGCTCAGGAAATCACGGGTGACTTTCTCATCAGGAGAGTTGGGATCCAGTGAATAGCAACCGGGTAAATCGATGAGGTTGATCTTGCGCCCGTGGGTATTACGGAAAGTTCCCGTTTTGAGATTTACAGTGACGCCGGCGTAATTCCCAGTTTTCTGGTTTTCGCCTGTCAGGGCGTTGAAAAGCGTTGTTTTACCACTGTTTGGATTACCGACGAGGGCAACGGTGTGTTGCTCAGGTGTGGAAGACATGGTCAAAGTCCGTCTTGATTAAGCTGGGCAGACTAGAATCTGGTCTGCGAGTTTGCGATTGAGTGCCATTTTAGTGCCGCATACGGAGCAAAGCAGAGTGCGGCCATTGGAGAGCTTTTTGACTTCCATGGTTTCACAGAAGCCCATGCTGCGGAGGCGTTGGCAAGATGCCCCATTCAAGTGACTGATACGGAATGAACAGCCTACGCTGGCCTGACTAAGTGTCATGGCTGAGTCGGCTTCGAGTTCGTGTGCGATGTCCGTAATGTTCACGTGGATACAGTTAATGTAGTTGAGATTCGTTTGCAATAAGAAAAAGGGTCTAAAAGACAAACTTTCAGAGCTATACGTGAAATCGGTGGTTAGATTGCGATAATTTTTATTTTCTGATGGTCACGCTATGCTAGATTTTCTGCATGAATAGATGGATTTTGGCGGTGTGGGTGTTCCTCGTGTGTGGATTCGCCACGGCAAATGAGCAGGAGGAGAAGAGTCTTTTTGGCAAAAACTCGGGTGAGAGTTTTGAGGGCAAAGTGGTCGTTCTCAAAGTTGGGGAGGATTCTTTGGTGAATACCTATGCCTTCAAGTACTGGAAGAAAGTCCTGAAGCGGGCGGATGAAGAGAAGGCCAAGGCGGTGATTTTTGATTTGGATACACCTGGCGGGCTGGCGTTTGACACGGCAGATCTGATCACGCAGGTGCTTCCGGAAGTGAAGGTGAAGACGATTGCCTTTGTGAATACGGATGCAATCAGCGCGGGATCCATGGTGGCCTTTGGTTGTGACAAAATTTATATGCACCCCAGAGGATCTATTGGAGCTACAGGCTTGATATCTGGATCAGGTGCGGAAATTGAGCCGGTTATGCGAGCCAAGCTGGAGTCAGTATTTGCCTCTTACGTCAAGATTGTGGCCAAGGAGAAAGGGAGAAATGCTGATGTGATGAAGGCCATGATGTTCAAGGACAAGGCCTACTCTTTCGCGGGGGGTAAAGTAGTCGTGGAAGAGGGGGATCTCCTGACTTTGACTGGAGATGAAGCTGTCTTGATGCATGAAGGTAAGCCTCTGTTGGCGGACGGCATTTGCGAGGATCTGCTTGCCGTGCTGGCCAAAGAGAATTTAGCCCAGAGTGATGTGGTGGTGGCTGAGCCGACAGGCTTCGAGGCTTTTGCCTACTGGGTTGCTAAATTTTCCGCCCTTCTTATCGCCGTGGGCTTGATGGGAGCCTTTTTGGAAATGAAGACTCCAGGTTTCGGGATCTTTGGTGGGATTGCTATTCTGGCCTTTACTGTGTTCTTCCTGGGTAACCATGTGGCGGATAATTTGGCAGGTTATGAGCTGGCAGCCTTGTTTGCCGTGGGATTGATTCTCGTCATCCTGGAGTTCTTGGTGATTCCCGGAACCTTCTTTGCCGGGGCAGTTGGGGTGGTGATGATGCTTTCCGCCTTGCTGATTGCCATGGTAGACAGAGATAGCTTTGAGGGATTTGATACGGACAAGGGACTCATCACACTGACCTCTCTGATCGGGTGGCCTATTATTTTTCTGGCCATCGGTTTGGCTGGTTCCACTTTGTTGGTGACTCTGTTCATGCGCTTTTTGCCTAGTGTTCCACTTTACAATAGCTTGGCGGTGAATGCTGAGTTGAAGCGAGGCACAGGTATTGAGAAAGGTGAAGGAGAAGAGTCGGTCCTACTTGGTGTTGAAGGGGTCGCGGAAACAGAGCTTCGCCCTGTTGGTAGAGCGAAGATCAATGGAAAGTTGTTAGAGGTAGTGTCTGACGTCGGATTCATTCCGGCAGGTGCCAAAATTGTCGTAACGTCCGAAGACGGTATGCGTATAATCGTAGAGGAGATCAAAGAAGCATGACGACAGCAGAAGGTAATAGCACATTCCAACCCACGCGCTGGACTCTGGTTCAGCGAGTCAAAGACGCCTGTGCGGGCGAAGCCCAGGAGGCGCTCAATGAACTCTGTGGGATGTACTGGAAGCCGCTCTATGCTTATGCCAGAGGTTATGGCAGATCGATGGAGGATGCCGAGGATGTGGTGCAGGGCTTCATGGCGAAAGGTGTAGAGAAAGCTCTCTTTGCGGCTGCTGATAGAGAGAAGGGCAAGATGCGCACCTTCCTACTTACCGCGTTCAAGCGCTACTTGAGAGATGAGCATGCAAAGTCGATTGCCGTCAAAAGAGGTGAGGGCAAGGTCGATACCATGGACATCGCCGCTGAGGAGGCGCGTTGGGAAGATAGTGATGCGGAAGATCCTACCCTGAGCTTTGACAAGCGCTGGGCGCTTATCGTGGTCGAAAGTGCTCGAGAGCAATTGCGCAAAAAATATTACCGCGAAGGTAAGGAGGATTTCTACGAAGCACTGGCACAATGTCTCACGGGTGAGTTGGACGGAGGTTATCAGGAAGTGGCGGACCAGTTAGGGGTATCGCTTTCTTCTGTGAAGGTGGGGGTTCACCGGATGCGTAAACGCTTCGGTGAAATGCTGAGGGCGGAGATTTTGGAAACCATTGGTGAAGGTGAAGATCCTGATGATGAGCTGAAGTATCTCATCGCGGTGCTTTCCGATTAGTCATAGACTTGCTTGGCTAATGGTGGCGTCTTGCTTTGTGCTTAAATAGAGGATGGTATGGTGTCGTCCGGTTCCTTTTTGGGTCCGGTGTAAATGCTTTCAGGTGTTTTGACTGAGAGTGATTGGGTGAGTACGTTGTACGTACCAATGATTAATAGGGCTCTCAGTGTATTTTTCATTTTTCAGGGGAATGTATGTATCATGTGATTTCATGATGCTTCTAAAGCAACTACAGAAACCGAGGTGAATTGTTGCAAGTGAGGGTTCAAAATACGCAATTCGTCTAATTCCTCAGTCATGACTGAGGAATTTGGCTAAAAGCTCTAATCCACATGCAAGCAATGAAAACTCAACCCATCATTAAAACTAAAATCGACTCCATGGCTCCGAGGGGATTTGCCCTCGTGTCTGCGATGACAGTCATGATACTCTTGGTGGTCGTGGCACTCGGTGTCATGTCGCTCTCTTCTAGCACCAGCCGGCAAAGCTCTTACGATAAGCATGCCGCAGTAGCCGAGGCTAACGCTCGCATGGCGCTGACGATTGCATTGAACAAGCTACAAAGCTATGCGGGGCCAGATCAGCGCGTGACTGCCAATGCTCAAATCTTGTCTGAACGTGAAAGTGTGCGCCATCCGCATTGGGTAGGAGCCTGGAAAACGACAGTCGAGGAGAATGGGGTAGAGTATCCCGTCGTCGGGAAACGCTCGGATGACGGATCTGGTAACCTCTACCAAAATAAATACCTTTATACAGATGTACGCCAGAACATGAGTTCATGGCGAAATGATCTTCTGCAGGGCTGGTTGGTCAGTCAGCGTCCGCAACAGGGAGACTCAAAGCAGTTGCATACGCAAGAATTGGATCCTGAAGATCCGATGAATCTGCGCATTGTTGGTGAGGGAACTCTGGGGGATAAGGCGCCAGATAGTGATCATGTAGTGGTTGAGAAAGTGTTGGTAAATGCCACTGAGAAGCAGAACAGGGGAGCCTATGCTTGGTGGGTAGGTGATAATAATCAGAAAGCCTCGTTGAACTTGAGTCTACACAGGGATGATGAGGACAAGGCGCGCCAGAGTGTGGCGGCGAGTCCCAAAAATGATCCGGCGGTGATTGATCCTCAGATGAAGGATTACTATCCAGCATCCTCATCACAAGACCAAGAGCTTAACGAGACATTGGAAAAGGTCGTTTCACGTCGCTCTACTGAGTTGGCCAATGACTCTCAGGAGTTCTTTAAGGAGCATTTCCATGCTGTTACTGACATGGCTCCAGGCATTCATGTGGATGTGCAGAATGGAGGCCTGAAGAAAGATCTGGGGGCTTTGTTGCTGGCCAATCCTAGTGAAGCTTCCGTGAGTTTCGGGGCGCCTAACAGCGCATGGCCAAACTCAGGTTTCTCTAGCTCAGACCCGATCATACCAGGGAGCAAGCATGCGATGGTGGGCCCTAACTTTGATATGTTGCGCTCGTGGATGAAGCTGAAGGACATGTCCTTCAGTGGTTATGGAACCAGTGGGGTAGCACGAGGGCAGACTTCCTCTCAAGGCAGCGGCAGTGGAAATATGTGGCTGAAGCCTCACAATACATGGATCACTGGTGCCTCCGATGGCTACACTTGGTCATGGGAAAAATGGGGGCAACAGGCTCCAGTCTTTCATCCGGTGGTTACAGAAGCGCGCTGGAACTGGTTTTTCACTTACTCTAGTACGACTGGAAACCTGCGTCTGCATATCCTTCCACGAGTTTGTGTCTGGAACCCATTTAATGCGGATATGGAAGCTGAAAAGCTGGTGGTGATGATCGAAAATCCGTTCTACAAGGACTTCAGAGGATGGGCGCGTCATATGAGCTTCCGTCCATCGAATGCAGCCATTCGTTCCGTCAAGGCGGC is a genomic window of Rubritalea squalenifaciens DSM 18772 containing:
- a CDS encoding RNA polymerase sigma factor translates to MTTAEGNSTFQPTRWTLVQRVKDACAGEAQEALNELCGMYWKPLYAYARGYGRSMEDAEDVVQGFMAKGVEKALFAAADREKGKMRTFLLTAFKRYLRDEHAKSIAVKRGEGKVDTMDIAAEEARWEDSDAEDPTLSFDKRWALIVVESAREQLRKKYYREGKEDFYEALAQCLTGELDGGYQEVADQLGVSLSSVKVGVHRMRKRFGEMLRAEILETIGEGEDPDDELKYLIAVLSD
- a CDS encoding aspartate kinase, with protein sequence MALIVQKYGGTSVGSLDRIRNVANRIKKLRDEGNQVVAVVSAMGGVTDKLIGMAKELTGEPAEREMDVLLSTGEQQSIALVTMALHELGVDAASVTGRQAGIRTTGSHTRGKIDSIDPTMMNQYLSEGKVVIVAGFQGLRNDDLIHTLGRGGSDLTAIAVASAVKADLCQILTDVDGVYTCDPRVVKDARKLPEISYDEMLEMASSGSKVMQSRSVEFAKKYGVIFEVRSSLNDNPGTIVTEEHDQMESVVIRGVSIERSQARLTITGIPDEPGMSARILGCLADAEINIDMIISNIAHDGMARHSFTMHSNDLGKAQAALKPVIATLPASKIETEAGIAKLSCVGIGMRSHSGVAAKMFEALGEAQINIGMITTSEIKIAVTVDETQIEDAARAVHTAFELDKVPSK
- a CDS encoding LysM peptidoglycan-binding domain-containing protein, producing the protein MKDDRLQTKRQTKKGFRVLQAKMTRRKQRVSAAATADSLDQDVPNVGVGRALTVILALHVVAIAAIFIGTQWNDRELATVEEAAPASVDISKVNTKLDTAFVHTGDTYEAFAARHGVDVNELRKLNNDMILRAGVRLTIPENKISNVAPAVANQGAVQLDDNAREVAVSERPPVGALPVENVEETPKAVLVTPRGRPNIPRAIPVAEPVASNGSYVVQSGDTVWRISQKFHVSQDELLKLNGLSDPRKLKVGDKLIIPAN
- a CDS encoding FtsW/RodA/SpoVE family cell cycle protein — its product is MTPKQSAFADRRNGIFLCVAAAGLIVLGLVMLASVSVWMEDDGQQYSHLRKQSMWMLVGVVGATTLAMIDYRRFRKWIVPLYGFATLLLILCYVPGIAREIKGESRWIVVPLVGQFQPSEVAKIAIMMGLAAWFAHHQAETRKFWKGFAIPMAILAVPILLIFFEKDMGTAAGLGAAGVALLFIAGTRLRYLIPSCGVALAGFYVLVRMNENRWNRIMAFLDLEEHKLGYGFQQWRALLAFGNGGVEGLGLGNGAEKHGYLPEAHNDFIFPVIGEELGLWFALGVVFCFVMITVYGIAIAVRAPDVFGRLLAIGLTCAIVIPAMMNIGVTTAVLPNTGLPLPFVSYGGTNLVFTMAALGLLVSIHRQSYGGRKEHAKLLAEKKHCIRL
- the feoB gene encoding ferrous iron transport protein B, translating into MSSTPEQHTVALVGNPNSGKTTLFNALTGENQKTGNYAGVTVNLKTGTFRNTHGRKINLIDLPGCYSLDPNSPDEKVTRDFLSGDIADQPAPEITVCVLDASALERHLNLALEVIELGHPVVIALNMVDVAESRGIHLDPTILSEELGVPVVPIQANKGKGIVELKQALRLPAPAIPETRWQTTGTDLERQHARTAFIQTICNEAARRESNDTLTLSDKLDEYLLHPFTGWAALISIMLIVFWSIFSFSSIPMDAIDGAFASLGDTVANSMPEGDLNDLIVNGVIAGVGGTVIFLPQIVLLFFFIGLLESSGYMARAAFLMDRIMNKAGLSGKAFLPLLSAHACAIPGVMATRTIDSARERLITILIAPWMSCSARLPVYFLLIALLLPTQGSAAQALLLFCIYLAGIVTALVAARILRTRLPDDEVESHFMLELPPYRAPQLGYLFRHVLDRAWAFLKKAGSVILVLSIILWALQTFPKPDEGSPAAEEPALALEESYMGQLGHTIEPAFKPLGYDWRTATSVLTSFAAREVFVSSLKISYSISEDLEEEEQDTLLREQLSAATWPDGSKIYTPLTLVSLLIFFIYALQCLPTTAVVHRETKSLKWAAGQLVGMSLFAYLAALLVFQVGSLLGFS
- a CDS encoding NfeD family protein — its product is MNRWILAVWVFLVCGFATANEQEEKSLFGKNSGESFEGKVVVLKVGEDSLVNTYAFKYWKKVLKRADEEKAKAVIFDLDTPGGLAFDTADLITQVLPEVKVKTIAFVNTDAISAGSMVAFGCDKIYMHPRGSIGATGLISGSGAEIEPVMRAKLESVFASYVKIVAKEKGRNADVMKAMMFKDKAYSFAGGKVVVEEGDLLTLTGDEAVLMHEGKPLLADGICEDLLAVLAKENLAQSDVVVAEPTGFEAFAYWVAKFSALLIAVGLMGAFLEMKTPGFGIFGGIAILAFTVFFLGNHVADNLAGYELAALFAVGLILVILEFLVIPGTFFAGAVGVVMMLSALLIAMVDRDSFEGFDTDKGLITLTSLIGWPIIFLAIGLAGSTLLVTLFMRFLPSVPLYNSLAVNAELKRGTGIEKGEGEESVLLGVEGVAETELRPVGRAKINGKLLEVVSDVGFIPAGAKIVVTSEDGMRIIVEEIKEA
- a CDS encoding CAP domain-containing protein; translation: MKTCSLIISLVLACLLASCTVQDANPRVVIAGGHVSEEKLESELFSKVNSERLSRGLPALYRSRGLDLLAQQHSDRMAAKANSSGRIAISHDGFAERASIARDELGYHRTAENVGVSAGLREVNLIATSLVDGWMDSRGHRKNILANYRYAGIAVRTASHGRGVYVTQMFGSVGR
- a CDS encoding FeoA family protein, giving the protein MNITDIAHELEADSAMTLSQASVGCSFRISHLNGASCQRLRSMGFCETMEVKKLSNGRTLLCSVCGTKMALNRKLADQILVCPA